A genomic stretch from Methylophilus medardicus includes:
- the gspG gene encoding type II secretion system major pseudopilin GspG has product MSSRFARDSGGFTLLELLVVMVIIGLLAGYVGPKYFQQIGKSEVKTAKAQIAALEQALDQYRLDVGHYPATEQGLQALMTNPDNNTHWSGPYLKKAVPNDPWGKTYQYRMPGQHGEYDLFSLGKDGQVGGSDEAQDITNW; this is encoded by the coding sequence ATGTCTAGTCGTTTCGCGCGGGACAGTGGCGGATTTACTTTGCTGGAATTGCTGGTGGTGATGGTGATTATTGGCCTACTCGCGGGCTATGTCGGGCCTAAGTATTTTCAACAGATTGGTAAATCCGAAGTGAAAACCGCCAAAGCGCAAATCGCAGCGCTGGAGCAGGCGCTTGACCAGTATCGTCTGGATGTCGGCCATTACCCGGCCACAGAGCAAGGCTTGCAGGCCTTGATGACTAACCCTGATAACAATACACATTGGAGTGGGCCCTATTTGAAAAAAGCCGTGCCCAATGATCCGTGGGGAAAAACGTATCAGTATCGGATGCCGGGCCAGCATGGAGAATATGATTTGTTTAGCCTCGGTAAAGATGGGCAGGTCGGCGGTAGCGACGAAGCACAGGATATTACCAACTGGTAA
- a CDS encoding ABC transporter ATP-binding protein gives MRLFTRFESLISPFPREILTHLPKQFWAFMWACSYGMRRYLLAMTLLTACIGAFEALLFALMGKVVDKLTAIAPDQLWTIHSNTLWWIAAILISSTIVIMLQTLIKHQTLAGNFPMRLRWQFHQHMLNQSMGFYQDEFAGRVSAKVMQTALAVREVWFILADIMVYVLLYFATIVTVVGSFHPWMVLPFLGWLMLYACALVYFIPRLAKVSQHQADARALMTGRITDAYTNISTVKLFSHAGREASYAQSAMQEFLDSVHGQMRMVSYVESINHFLNMCLIIASGAMVLWLWSQHLVAAGAVAAVMAMGLRLNGISHWVMWELTSLYEHIGTARDGMNTLSVENRVVDMPQATLLHVPKGEILFDQVDFAYDQQAPLLAQFHLHIQPGERVGLVGRSGAGKSSIVNLLMRFYDIQAGHIRIDGQAIDQVKQDSLRQQIGMVTQDTSLLHRSVRENILYGRPDASDEEMILAAKRAEAHEFILNLRDAKGRTGYDAHVGERGVKLSGGQRQRIAIARVMLKNAPILLLDEATSALDSEVELAIQHHLSQLMEGKTVIAIAHRLSTIAAMDRLIVLDHGRIVESGTHQTLLATNGIYAKLWAHQSGGFLGE, from the coding sequence ATGCGATTATTCACCCGTTTTGAATCTCTGATATCGCCGTTTCCGCGCGAGATACTCACACACCTGCCTAAGCAATTTTGGGCGTTTATGTGGGCGTGCTCTTATGGCATGCGTCGGTATCTGCTGGCCATGACCTTACTCACGGCCTGTATCGGCGCCTTTGAAGCCTTATTGTTTGCATTGATGGGCAAGGTGGTGGATAAGTTGACTGCCATCGCCCCAGATCAATTATGGACTATACATTCCAATACATTATGGTGGATCGCAGCGATTTTGATTAGCAGCACCATCGTGATCATGTTGCAAACGCTGATTAAACATCAGACGCTTGCCGGCAATTTTCCGATGCGTTTACGTTGGCAATTTCATCAGCACATGTTGAACCAAAGTATGGGCTTTTATCAGGATGAGTTTGCTGGGCGCGTGTCGGCTAAAGTCATGCAAACCGCGCTGGCCGTGCGTGAAGTTTGGTTCATTCTGGCGGATATCATGGTGTATGTCCTGCTCTATTTCGCCACGATTGTCACGGTGGTCGGCAGCTTTCATCCTTGGATGGTCTTGCCATTTCTTGGCTGGTTAATGCTGTATGCCTGTGCGTTGGTGTACTTTATTCCGCGCCTGGCGAAGGTCTCTCAACACCAAGCCGATGCGCGGGCCCTGATGACAGGCCGTATCACCGATGCGTATACCAACATTTCAACCGTCAAATTATTTTCCCATGCGGGTCGTGAGGCAAGCTACGCGCAATCAGCCATGCAAGAGTTTTTAGATAGTGTGCATGGGCAAATGCGCATGGTCAGTTATGTCGAATCAATTAATCACTTTTTAAATATGTGCCTGATCATCGCGAGTGGCGCTATGGTGTTGTGGCTGTGGTCACAACACTTAGTTGCAGCTGGCGCGGTCGCCGCGGTCATGGCCATGGGCCTGCGACTCAATGGTATTTCGCACTGGGTCATGTGGGAGTTGACCTCTTTGTATGAACACATCGGTACCGCCCGTGATGGCATGAATACCCTTTCGGTTGAAAATCGTGTGGTAGATATGCCACAGGCCACTCTGCTGCATGTGCCTAAAGGGGAGATCTTATTTGATCAGGTCGATTTTGCTTACGATCAACAAGCGCCACTATTAGCGCAGTTTCATCTACATATTCAACCCGGCGAGCGCGTCGGGCTAGTGGGGCGCTCGGGCGCAGGCAAGTCTTCGATCGTGAATTTGCTCATGCGATTTTATGATATTCAAGCAGGGCATATTCGCATTGACGGGCAAGCGATTGATCAAGTAAAACAGGATTCTTTGCGCCAGCAAATCGGCATGGTCACACAAGATACTTCTCTATTGCATCGTTCGGTGCGGGAGAATATTTTATATGGCCGTCCAGACGCCAGTGATGAAGAAATGATCTTGGCTGCCAAACGCGCTGAGGCCCATGAATTTATTCTGAATTTGCGCGATGCAAAAGGGCGTACCGGCTATGATGCGCACGTGGGTGAACGTGGTGTGAAACTGTCCGGTGGGCAGCGGCAACGCATCGCTATAGCGCGCGTCATGCTCAAAAACGCCCCGATATTGCTACTAGATGAAGCCACCAGCGCGCTCGATTCAGAGGTTGAATTGGCCATTCAGCATCATCTGTCTCAATTGATGGAAGGCAAAACGGTGATTGCGATTGCCCATCGCTTGTCGACCATCGCTGCCATGGATAGGCTGATTGTGTTAGATCACGGACGCATCGTCGAGAGCGGCACCCATCAGACCTTGTTGGCAACAAATGGGATTTATGCCAAATTATGGGCACATCAGAGCGGTGGTTTTTTAGGTGAGTAA
- the ispF gene encoding 2-C-methyl-D-erythritol 2,4-cyclodiphosphate synthase — MIPFRIGHGFDVHALVTGRDCMIGGVNIPHSHGLDGHSDADVLLHAICDALLGAAGLGDIGKHFPPTDMQFKGIDSRLLLRHVIALLQTKGFFVGNIDATVICEAPRLGKHTAQMCANIAADCQIAIDHVNVKATTTEKLGFTGRSEGIAAEAVCLIYSK, encoded by the coding sequence ATGATTCCCTTTAGAATTGGCCACGGATTTGACGTACATGCATTGGTCACCGGCCGTGATTGTATGATTGGCGGGGTGAATATCCCACATAGTCACGGTTTGGATGGACACTCGGATGCAGATGTGTTGTTACATGCCATCTGCGATGCATTATTGGGTGCTGCGGGTTTGGGGGATATCGGTAAACATTTTCCGCCAACAGATATGCAGTTTAAAGGCATTGACTCACGCCTTTTGCTCCGTCACGTCATTGCGCTATTGCAGACAAAAGGATTTTTTGTGGGCAATATTGACGCTACCGTGATCTGCGAAGCGCCGCGCTTGGGCAAACATACTGCGCAGATGTGTGCCAACATTGCTGCAGATTGTCAGATTGCCATCGACCATGTCAACGTCAAGGCAACCACGACTGAAAAATTAGGTTTTACCGGACGCAGTGAAGGCATTGCCGCTGAGGCTGTCTGTCTTATTTATTCTAAGTAG
- the ispD gene encoding 2-C-methyl-D-erythritol 4-phosphate cytidylyltransferase, with protein MSQYHVLIPCAGAGSRMQSAAPKQYMLLNGSPILRHVIALFERLDLVSQIYIVISAEDTHWSDDLLEGCRKVKVLTCGGESRAATVLAGLQAMASEIPSDDWVLVHDAARPGVDAQMVLRLIDAMGPADIGGLLALPLADTLKRANAIQQVAATVSREALWQAQTPQMFKLGMLKQALAEHLHRQPTDEAQAMEWAGYAPKLVLGDLKNLKITYPQDLTTVSALMKTAINTQDTQ; from the coding sequence ATGTCTCAATATCATGTTTTGATTCCTTGCGCCGGCGCCGGCTCACGTATGCAGAGTGCGGCTCCGAAACAGTATATGTTGCTTAACGGTAGCCCGATTTTACGGCATGTAATTGCGCTGTTTGAGCGTCTTGATCTGGTTAGTCAGATCTACATTGTGATCTCTGCCGAGGATACTCATTGGTCTGATGATTTATTAGAAGGATGTCGCAAAGTTAAAGTATTGACTTGTGGCGGTGAGAGCCGCGCAGCGACGGTGCTTGCGGGCTTACAAGCCATGGCATCTGAAATTCCTAGCGATGATTGGGTATTAGTACATGATGCCGCCCGCCCTGGTGTGGACGCTCAGATGGTGCTGCGCTTGATAGACGCGATGGGCCCTGCCGATATCGGCGGTCTATTGGCTTTGCCGCTTGCAGACACTTTAAAACGCGCAAACGCTATACAACAAGTGGCTGCGACGGTTTCGCGGGAAGCACTTTGGCAGGCGCAAACACCACAGATGTTTAAATTGGGCATGTTAAAACAAGCGCTGGCTGAGCATTTGCATCGGCAACCGACTGACGAAGCACAAGCCATGGAGTGGGCCGGCTACGCCCCTAAACTGGTGCTTGGGGATTTGAAAAACTTAAAGATTACTTATCCGCAAGATTTAACAACCGTTTCTGCGTTAATGAAAACGGCAATCAACACACAGGATACGCAATGA